GCACCCGGAACGTCGGCAGCGCCAGCCGCTCGGTGATCTCGTCAACCGCGTGCGCCATCTCAAGCCCGTCGGCATAGCGCTCCGCCGGTTCGCGGGCGGTCGCCCGGGCAACCAGGTCGTCGAACTCGCCGGGGACTCCGTCGATAGCCGAACTCGGTAGGGGCACATCGTGATCCAGCCGTTGGTAGGCCACCGTCAACGATGAATCGCCGGAGAACGGCGTATCTCCGGTCAACAGCTCGTAGGCGAGCACGCCGACCCCGTACACGTCGCTGGCGGGGCCGGCGTTGCCGTCCCGGACCTGTTCCGGGGACAGATAGGCGGCGGTGCCCAAAATCACATTGGTGGAGGTGATCCCAGCTGCCGCGATGGCGCGCACCAACCCGAAGTCGACCACCTTCACGTCGCCGTCGTCGGAGATCAGGATGTTCTCCGGCTTGACGTCGCGGTGCACCAGCCCGGCCCGATGCGCGATCCCCAGAGCCCGCAGCACCGGCCGCAGCACCGCGGCGGCCGCATGCGGCGGCATCGGGCCGCGTTCGTTGAGCAGTTCGCGCAGCGTCCCGCCCTCGACGAGCTCCATCACCAAAAACGGCTGCCCGGGGTCGTGCGGGGTGCCGAAACCCTGGTCGTACACCGCCACCAGGCCCGGGTCTTTGAGCCGGGCGACCGCCCGGGCCTCGAGCTGGAATCGGGTCAGGAACTGCTGGTCACCGGCGTAGCGCAGATCCATCACCTTGACCGCGACCGGGCGGTCGAGGCGCTCGTCCAGACCGCGGTACACCGTGGAGGTGCCGCCGGTCGCGATCCGGGTTCCCACCCGGTACCGGCCGTCGAGCAGCGCGCCCTCCAGTGCGTCGCCGCCCCACGTCGAAGTCACCTGGTCATGGTATGTGTGCGGGAGGTCGGTCCAGCGGCTTTAAACTTGTGTCGTGAGCAGCATTCCGGCCTCCGAAGACGTGCTTGAACCCGACGAACCCACCTTTGACCTGCCGAAGGTCGCCGACATGCTCGGGGTACCAGTCACCAAAGTGCACCAGTACCTGCGTGACAACCATCTGATCGCAGTGCGGCGGGCGGGGGCGTTGAGGGTGCCGCGGAACTTCTTCACCGAAGAAGGGGACATCGTCAAGAGCCTGCCCGGGCTCCTGGCCCTGCTGCACGACGGTGGCTATCAACAGACCGAGATCGTGCGGTGGCTGTTCACCCCGGACTCGTCGCTGTCGTTGACCCGCGACGGCACGCGGGAGTCGATCGACAACGCTCGCCCAATCGATGCGCTGCACGCTCACCAGGCCCGTGAGGTGATGCGCCGGGCTCAGGCCATGGCGTACTGAGGTTTCAAGCGGCGTCGTTCAAGCGGCGTCGTTCAAGCGGCGTCGAGGGCAGGCGCTTGCTGCGCCCCCGACAGCCGGTACCAGGCGTACACGGCGCATCCCGTCGCGCCGATCACATGCAGCCAGGTGTACATACCGTGCGAGCCGTCGGGTTTGAAGATCACCATGATCCAGGTCGACGCCGCGGCGATCGCGGCGATCGCGGCCGGTGAGCGGACCACGGTGGCGGCCACCGCCAGTGGCCAGGTATAGTACCAGGGCAGCGCGGCCGGCACGAACAGCACCACCACCAGCATGGCCCAGGCGATCCCGGCGACCGCAGCGCGATCGTCGCGCCGCGCCCGCCACCACAGCACCGGCAGCAGCAGCCCGATCACCGCGACCCCGCTGATCCGGGTGATGTGCAGGACGGCGTAGAAGTTGACCGGGGCGAACAACCCGCCGACGGCGTGGATCAGGTTGGCGGCCGCGGTCGGTACGGTGAGCCAGTTGATGATCTTGACGTTGCCGGCCAGCAGTGCGGTCAACCAGCCCAGGCCCACTCCGGCCAGGGCCGACAGCACGGCGAACACCACGACAACGATCGCGGTGGACACCGCTGCCGCGGTGGCGAATGCGATCACCGTCGGATAGCCGCGCTTTTCCCGCAGGCGACGCATCCACACCCATACCAGGAACGGCAATGCGATTGCGGCGGTGGCCTTTACCGCCGCCGCCAGCGCCACCAGCGTTATCCCCGCCAGGTGGCGGCGCTCCAGGGTCAGCGCGATCCCGGCCATCACCAGGCCGACCATCAGCATCTCGTTGTGCACCCCGCCCATCAGGTGGATGATCACCAGCGGGTTGAGCACGGCTAAATACAGCGCCGCGGGCGCGCTGCCACCGACACGGGCCGCGACCCGGGGTGCGGCCCAGATCAGCAGTGCCAGACCGGGCAGCATGCACAAGCGCAGCACCATGGTGCCCGCCACCACGTTGTTGCCCACCAGCATCGTGACGAGCTTGGCGACCAGAATGAACGCCGGGCCGTACGGTGCCGTCGTCGCGGCCCAGATCGGGCTGACATCTTCGAGCAGGGGATTGGGGTTGTCGACGGGGCCGACCACGTACGGGTCGAATCCATCCCGCAACAGGGCGCCCTGGGCCAGGTAGGAGTAGGTGTCGCGGCTGAACACCGGGACCGACAGCAACAACGGTGCCAGCCAGAAGCCGGTGGTGGTGATCAATGTGTAGGTGCTCACGGTGCCCTCGATCACCCGCCGGCCCAAGCCGAGCCAGGCCACCAGCATCACCGCGACCCCGGCCCACAGCAGCACCGACGACAGCACCAGGCCGTGGCCGAAGCGCAGCCATGACAGATGCAGGGAATCCAGCACCGGGTCCTGGATGCGGGTGCTGCCGGCACCCAAGCCACCCAGGGTGATCAACAGCGCGCCCAGGCAGCCGAGCCATGCCGCTCCCGCCTGCTCGCCGACGGCGAACTGCCGCAGTCGTGACAGGCGGCTGGCGGCGTCGCTGGACGCGCGGGGGACCGCTGGGGTGGGGGGATTCGACATCGGCGCTCCGGGCGATCAGGCGGACCGGTCGGCGACCCGGCGAGCCAGGTCGGTGAGTCCGGCTTTGGCAACCTCGTCGATGGGTGCGGCCGCCAGCGCGGCCATGGCGCGGCGGGTCAGCAGATCGATACGGTCCTCGACGGCTGCCAGTGCGCCGAGCGCCTCGATCATCTCGCACAGTTCGCGGACCTGCGCCTCGGTCAGCGCGGTGCCGATCGCGTCGCGTAACCGATTGGCCGCCACCGGATCCGACTTGTCGGCCAGCTCTACAGCCTCGGCCAGCAGCACGGTGCGCTTGCCCGAACGCAGGTCGTCGCCGGAGGGCTTGCCGGTCACCGCCGGATCGCCGAACACTCCCAGCACGTCGTCGCGCAGCTGGAACGCCACGCCCAGGTCGGTGCCGAGCTCGTGGAACAGCGCCTGGATGTCGGGCCGGTCGGCCGCGGCGGCGACCCCCAGCTGCAGCGGGCGCACCACGGTGTAGGAGGCGGTCTTGTAGGTGTTGACGCGCATCGCCGAGGCGATCGAGTCAACCCCGCTGGATTCGGCGACGATGTCGAGGTACTGGCCGCCCAATACCTCGGTACGGATGTCCGACCACACGCCGCGCACGCGGCGCCGGGCGTCTGCGGGCAGGTCGGCACCGGCGACGATGTCGTCAGCCCATACCAGCGACAGGTCGCCGAGCAGGATGGCGGCCGACATCCCGAACTGGTCGGCCGAGCCCCGCCACCCGCGGGCGCGGTGCAGCTCGGCGAATTTGCGGTGGGTGGTGGGGTTGCCGCGGCGGGTGGCTGAGGCGTCGATGACGTCGTCGTGCACCAGCGCGCAGGCGTGCAGAAGTTCCAGCGCGGAGAACAGCAGCAATTCGCCGTCGTCGGCATCGCGGCCGGTGATGGCGCGCCAGCCCCAGTAGGCGAACGCCGGGCGCAGTCGTTTGCCGCCGATGAGCACGAATTCTTCGAGGCCGGTGATCAACGCCTCGTAGTCGTCGCCGATGTAGGCGGTCTCGGTGCGGCGGGTGCGTAGGTGGGAGCGCAGCGTTTCGGTCACGGCCGCGGCCAGCTCGGAGGCCGACGGTGTAGTCGCTGCGGATGCCTTGAAACTCAGCTCGGCGCCCCTTTCTGTGCTGCCCGGCCGGGGACCCCCAGCGTGGGTCCAGCGTAGAGTGTGCCACCACAGCCGGGGGGACTGCGGCCGGTAGCGGCCGGAGGCGGCCAACGCTGCCCGTTCCTGCCCTGTGGCACTGTTGACTGTCTGTTGACTGTCTTTCATGAGGAGCTGGTACGTGACCTTGAACACCGTCGCACTCGAGCTTGTCCCACCGAACGTGGAGAAGGGGCCCGAGCAGACGATCGAGGAGGCGCACAAGGTTGTGCGGTTCGCGGCCGAGGCGGGCCTTGAGGGGCGGATTCGTCACATCCTGATGCCGGGGATGATCAACGAGGACGACGATCGCCCGATCGAGATGAAGCCCAAGCTCGACGTGCTGGACTTCTGGAACGCGATTCGGCCCGAGCTGCCGGGCATGGCCGGGTTGTGCACCCAGGTCACCTCGTTCTCCGACGAGGCGGCGCTGCGGAGCCGGCTGGGCGATCTGACCGGCGCGGGGATCGAGGGCGTGGTCTTCGTCGGCGTGCCCCGCACCATGGCCGACGGTGAGGGCGCGGGGGTGCCGCCGACCGACGCGCTGGCGACCTTCCGCTCCGATGTGGAGAACCGCGGCGTCATCTTGATTCCCACCCGGGCCGACGAGATCGGCCGGTTCAACTTCAAATGCGAGCGCGGGGCGACGTTCGGGCTGACCCAGCTGCTGTATTCGGACGCGATCGTGCCGTTCTTGACCGAGTTCGCCAAGCACAGCGACGCGCGCCCGGAGCTCTTGCTGTCGTTCGGCTTCGTGCCGTCGTTCGAGAACCGGATCGGCCTGATCAACTGGCTGATTCAGGATCCGGGCAACGCGGCGGTGGCCGCCGAACAGGACTTCGTCAAGACGCTCGCCGACAGCGACCCCGACCAGCGGTGCAAGCTGATGCTCGACCTGTACAAGCGGGTGATCGACGGTGTCGCGGACTTGGGCTTCCCGCTGAGCATCCACTTCGAGGCCACCTACGGGGTGTCCGCGGCGGCATTCCGCACCTTCGCGCAGATGCTCGACTACTGGTCGCCGCAGACCCGCTGATTTTCAGCCGGCGCTGTCGGTGCCATCTCTGGGAGAGCTGAACCGCGGTGAGCGGTCGCGCCCGTACCAGGCGATTGCCGCAACCGCGCCCGCGGCGGCGAGCGTGGACAGGATCAGCCACAGGGCGGCGTGGGCGAAGGAGCGGGTGCTGGGGTCGGTGTAGCGGGCTTGGGCGCTCATGGTGCTCACCACGCCTGGCTTGAGCCTCCACTGCACCGTGTCGCTGCCGATGCGTTCGCCGTTGGTGGAGGTCACCTCGCCGGGGAACGCGACGCTCAACTCGACGTCGGCCTCCGGGTCGCTCAGTGAGGTGAGATCCACCCGGCCTTCCAGGATCACCAGGTTGCCGGCGCGGCGCAGCGACAGGTCCACCCCGGCCGCGTCCCGGTGCATTTCGGCCAGCTGCGGCAGTTCGGCGAAGGTCAGGTCGGAGAACACCGCCTGGGAGCCGACGTAGCCGTCCCTGCTGTAGTTGGAGATCGCGACCTTCTGCGGGAACGGTAGGTCGGCCGTGAGCTTGGGGCCGGTGTCGTTGTCGTTGCGCGGCTTGGCCGCAACGACGATCTGGCCGGAGACCTGATCGTTGGGGGAGACGGTGATGTTGGCCCGGATGCGCACGCACCCGGCCAACGGCGCCGCCATCAACAGCAGCGCGACCAGGGCCACCAGTCGACGGTAGGTGCCCCACCGTCGAACCCGGCGCTGAGCGGGCGCGGGAACGGGTTTCCGGGCGGGCTGTAGCGAACGCCGAACATGCACGACGTCATCGTGCCAGACCAGACGGCAGGTCCGGTGACGACGCGGCGCTTGGCTTTACAACGGCAGCGGCCGGCCCAAGATGGCGAATGGCCGGGGATCGCCGGCGAAGTGGTGACCGCGGATGACGTCGGTGAACCCCAGTCGGCGGTACAATCGCCAGGCGCGGTTGCCTTCGCCATTGGTCTCCGGCGTGGACAGCAGCACGTTGGCTTCGGGCCGCCCGGCCAGCAGACGGCGTGCCAGGGCCTCACCCAGGCCGCTGCCCTGTGCGCGCGGCGCCACGTGCAATTCGGTCAGCTCGAAGTAACTGGCCATCAGGCGCGCGATGTCCGGGTGGGGCACG
The window above is part of the Mycolicibacter sp. MU0102 genome. Proteins encoded here:
- a CDS encoding Rv2175c family DNA-binding protein yields the protein MSSIPASEDVLEPDEPTFDLPKVADMLGVPVTKVHQYLRDNHLIAVRRAGALRVPRNFFTEEGDIVKSLPGLLALLHDGGYQQTEIVRWLFTPDSSLSLTRDGTRESIDNARPIDALHAHQAREVMRRAQAMAY
- the idsA2 gene encoding bifunctional (2E,6E)-farnesyl/geranyl diphosphate synthase, whose protein sequence is MSFKASAATTPSASELAAAVTETLRSHLRTRRTETAYIGDDYEALITGLEEFVLIGGKRLRPAFAYWGWRAITGRDADDGELLLFSALELLHACALVHDDVIDASATRRGNPTTHRKFAELHRARGWRGSADQFGMSAAILLGDLSLVWADDIVAGADLPADARRRVRGVWSDIRTEVLGGQYLDIVAESSGVDSIASAMRVNTYKTASYTVVRPLQLGVAAAADRPDIQALFHELGTDLGVAFQLRDDVLGVFGDPAVTGKPSGDDLRSGKRTVLLAEAVELADKSDPVAANRLRDAIGTALTEAQVRELCEMIEALGALAAVEDRIDLLTRRAMAALAAAPIDEVAKAGLTDLARRVADRSA
- a CDS encoding alpha-(1->6)-mannopyranosyltransferase A codes for the protein MSNPPTPAVPRASSDAASRLSRLRQFAVGEQAGAAWLGCLGALLITLGGLGAGSTRIQDPVLDSLHLSWLRFGHGLVLSSVLLWAGVAVMLVAWLGLGRRVIEGTVSTYTLITTTGFWLAPLLLSVPVFSRDTYSYLAQGALLRDGFDPYVVGPVDNPNPLLEDVSPIWAATTAPYGPAFILVAKLVTMLVGNNVVAGTMVLRLCMLPGLALLIWAAPRVAARVGGSAPAALYLAVLNPLVIIHLMGGVHNEMLMVGLVMAGIALTLERRHLAGITLVALAAAVKATAAIALPFLVWVWMRRLREKRGYPTVIAFATAAAVSTAIVVVVFAVLSALAGVGLGWLTALLAGNVKIINWLTVPTAAANLIHAVGGLFAPVNFYAVLHITRISGVAVIGLLLPVLWWRARRDDRAAVAGIAWAMLVVVLFVPAALPWYYTWPLAVAATVVRSPAAIAAIAAASTWIMVIFKPDGSHGMYTWLHVIGATGCAVYAWYRLSGAQQAPALDAA
- a CDS encoding mycobacterial-type methylenetetrahydrofolate reductase encodes the protein MTLNTVALELVPPNVEKGPEQTIEEAHKVVRFAAEAGLEGRIRHILMPGMINEDDDRPIEMKPKLDVLDFWNAIRPELPGMAGLCTQVTSFSDEAALRSRLGDLTGAGIEGVVFVGVPRTMADGEGAGVPPTDALATFRSDVENRGVILIPTRADEIGRFNFKCERGATFGLTQLLYSDAIVPFLTEFAKHSDARPELLLSFGFVPSFENRIGLINWLIQDPGNAAVAAEQDFVKTLADSDPDQRCKLMLDLYKRVIDGVADLGFPLSIHFEATYGVSAAAFRTFAQMLDYWSPQTR
- a CDS encoding LppM family (lipo)protein yields the protein MAAPLAGCVRIRANITVSPNDQVSGQIVVAAKPRNDNDTGPKLTADLPFPQKVAISNYSRDGYVGSQAVFSDLTFAELPQLAEMHRDAAGVDLSLRRAGNLVILEGRVDLTSLSDPEADVELSVAFPGEVTSTNGERIGSDTVQWRLKPGVVSTMSAQARYTDPSTRSFAHAALWLILSTLAAAGAVAAIAWYGRDRSPRFSSPRDGTDSAG
- a CDS encoding protein kinase domain-containing protein, which translates into the protein MTSTWGGDALEGALLDGRYRVGTRIATGGTSTVYRGLDERLDRPVAVKVMDLRYAGDQQFLTRFQLEARAVARLKDPGLVAVYDQGFGTPHDPGQPFLVMELVEGGTLRELLNERGPMPPHAAAAVLRPVLRALGIAHRAGLVHRDVKPENILISDDGDVKVVDFGLVRAIAAAGITSTNVILGTAAYLSPEQVRDGNAGPASDVYGVGVLAYELLTGDTPFSGDSSLTVAYQRLDHDVPLPSSAIDGVPGEFDDLVARATAREPAERYADGLEMAHAVDEITERLALPTFRVPAPRNSAQHNAAAPARRAPEHPAPPQQQTSQHQTSQYQAPQHQTLHMARGPADWVEDTDTHYELVTGQFGGVELSRFVLERQHARRMVVIWLAVLFATTTLVAALAWTLGNNVGALL